The DNA region GGGGCTGGCCTGGGTAGGCGCCGGGGAAGAGCCACGGGGCCTCGTTGAGTGGGACGGTGACCGCGCGGCCTTGGCGGCGGCGAACGAGCTGACGGACGAAGTCGTCGAGGGGCGGCGGCAGGATGACTGGCTCGCTGCCGAGCAGGAGGGTCACCGTATTGTCCCGGTCGGTGACCTGGTGGGTGGTGAGCTGGGTGATGCGGCTGGTGGGCTGGGCGAAGAGCAGCAGGAGGAGGCCGGCGGCCCGGTCGACGAGGTCCAGAGTGTCGTCGTGGATGAGGCGGCGGACCAGGTGCCAGCGGTGATCCTGCGCAAGGACGTCCTGTCCGAAGTCGGTGGTGTAGGCGGGTGCTTCCAGCTGGTGAGTGTGTCCGCGTCGGCTGGTCCAGAGCAGGAAGCTGCGGATAAGCGTCCTGTTGTGAGCGCCCTCGGCCAGCCAGGCATCGAGATGGTCCTGGGTGCACCCGCCCAGCGTGCTGTCCTGTTGGTGCAGCCACTGCACAAAGCGCACCGCATTCTTGATCTCGTGTCGGACTCCGATCGCCTGGCCGTAGGTGACCGGCCTGCTGGCAGATCGTCGGCGCAGACGACGCAGCGGCCCCCAAGTATCGTATGTCCGCAGGATCTTCCGCTCGTCGGGAGCCTCGACGCAGACGAGGATCTTCGACAGCCACTGCTCGAATTGGGCGAGCTGTTCGTCCCGGGGTGGCAGGGCGCCGCCGGCGACCAGGGCGGCGCGCAGGTGCTGCACGGTCACGGTGGGCTGGAGGCCATCCAGGGTGTCGTGGGTGATCGGTCTGCTTTGCTCGGCCAAGGTCGTGAGGATTGCGTGGCGGGCAGAGGCGGGACGCATCCACCGCAGCAGGGCATGGGGCCGGGCTCGCAGCAGCGCGGTGAAGACCGGCTCGGCTTCCGGCCGCATGCTGGGGCGGGACCCGGTCAGGACACCGCGCAGGTGCTCGCGGGCCACGCAGGCGGCGCACCGGCCGCGCCTGTACGGGCTGTCCACGGTGCCGCACTCGGTGCAGGGCCTACGGGCTGCGGGGTGTTTGCTCCAACAGTGGCGGCACAGTGGTTCACCGTCCGGACTGCGGCTGGCGACGCGGTGTGGCTTGCCGTAGCCTGAGCACGGCACCGGCTTCTGTCCGCAGTGTCCGCACAGCGGACGGCCGTCTACTGTGCGGGAGTTGACGCGCCGCACGGCGCCACAGGCGGCGCACGCTTCGCGCGGCTTCGCCTGCTCTCAACAAGGCTTGCACAGCGGCACCGGGCTCTTCGCGAAATGGCAGGGTGCCGTGCGGCTGCAGACCGAGCAGACGGCTGGTGGCAGCTGGCGGCATCTGCCGCATAGGGCCCCGTGCTCCGTTCGTTCCACCATGATCCGCACGGCGCCACATCCGGTGCACGCTCTGTGGTTGAAGGGGTCGGTGTGGATGCAGCTCCGGCACAGAGGCACGCCGTCGTGGGTTCGGCCGCCCACCGGCCGGGATTTGCCGCACCGGGCACACGTCTGGGGGCGGGATGCGTGCCAGCATTCGATGCAGCAGCGCATCCCTTCACCGGGCACCTCGAGCCGCACGGGCCGGTGGCAGATCGGGCAGGCGGGGACGGTGACGTCGACGGCTCCGCGATCAACGAGTGCCTGGGCCAGGGCTGCCGTCTTGGGCGGGCCCAGGGCGCCCTTTCCCTTCAGCAGATCGGGAATGTCTTCCAAGGCCCACAGCAGACGGCGCTGGCCGCTGCGGCGGCGCTCGGCCGAGAGGACCGCATCAAGGATCGCCGTGCGGTCGAGCCCGACGGGCAGGGCCTCGATCAGCGTGACGAGCGCCTCCAGCGGGTCCCGCCCGCCGTCGGGCGGATGGTAGCTGCAGCGTGGCTGGCCCTCGCGGTCGCGACTTGCGAAGTCCTTGATGCCGCAGATGGCACAGGGGTTGGCGTGGTTGAGTCGGCGGCGCTGACAGCGGGTGCAGATGCGCAGCCCGTCGCCCAGACCGGCTAAAGGGCGGTCCTTGTGGCAGTCCCCGCATCGCGGTAACTCCAGTCGTTCGGCGCCGTGCTCGCGCAAGGCACGGATCAGCCGCTCGATGGTCCGGGGCCCCTCGGGCCGGCCGGAGGTCAGCAGTTCGGGGTCGGCTTGCAGCACCCGTGCCAGGTCACGGCGCTGTGGCCGCTTGCCGATCGCCGCCACCAGCACCGTCTCCACCTCGCCCGCGTCGAGTCCGGGCTCGAGTCGCCGCACGGTCTCGACGATGACCGCTTCGGGCTCGGTGGCGTACCGCGGAAGTTCCCGACCGTCCATGGCAGTTCCCTACTCGCGTACGATCCGGGCCCGGCGCGGACGGAAGTCGCCGACCCCGGGATCATTGCCGGCGGGTCCATCGCCTCCCCCAGCCGCCGTTTTGCGGCGTCGCCCTGCGACGGGTACGGGTTCGATCAGTTCGTCCATCGCGCAGCCCAGAATGTCGAGCAGCGCCATCAGCGTCTTCAGGCTGAGGCGTTCGGGTCGTTCCACCACCAGGCGGTAGGTCTGGCTGGGCGACAGGTCGATGCCCCGCTCGGCCAGAAGGGGACGCAGATCGGTGGTGGAGAACATTCCACGGGTGGCCATCACCTCCCGCAGATGCCAGCGGTAATCCAGCTTCGCCGTCACGTCATCTCCCTACTGGCCGCCCGCAAGGGCCCGGTCCAAGACCGTGCGCATCATCGTATTCATGAAGTCTCCGCTGACCTCCGTGTAGATCGCGGTCGTGGAGGCATGGCGATGGCCCACCTGGCGTTGAACGAATGTCTCGTCCGCGCCGTCCTCGATCTGATGGGTTACATGACTATGCCGCAGGCAGTGCGGCACCAGGACCTTGTCCAGCCCCAGCGCATCACGGTAGTTGGCGAACCGCTCCTCGATCTCCCGGGCCTGTAGTCGGCCTCCCCGCTCGGTCAACCACAGCGCCTGACTCTCCCGGGAAGCGGCATACCGTGGGCGCACGTTGGTCACGTAGTCCTCGACCGCCTCGACGGCCCAGGGCATGACGCTGAGCACCATACGCCGACGCGGTGGCGAGCCCTTGGTGCGCTTGCCGTAGCGGACCTGCAGCGAGCCGAACCGGCCCAGTTCCGGCGCCTTCGGGCTGCGGTAGAAATCGGTGACGTCCAGACGGGAGGTCTCCGTGCACCGCAGCCCCCACCCGTAGATCGCCTTGAACACCGTCGCGTCGCGGTACGCCGCCAGGGCTCCCTTGCGGCCCAGCCGGATCGTCCGCTCCACCTGGTCGTCGGCGTGATCGAGGAAGAGCTGGATCTCCTCACGCGTCATCGGGCGCCGGTCTGCGTCGGCCTCGTAATCGACCAGGTGCGCGGCGGTGTTCCACTCGTGGCAGACCTGCACGGGATGAGTGCCGAAACGGGCCTCGCACTCCTGCGGCCACTGGTAGTGCGGCGAGGTGATGTAGTCGCAGAACAGGCGCACCGCCGTCTGATAGCTGCGGATCGTGGACTCGGCTCGCTTCAACTCCGCGATCAGGTACGTCGTCCACTCATCGACATCCCCCGCCGACCAGCACCACGGATAGGCATTGGCGAACGAACCGAAGGCCCGGACCACACGCTGCCGGTCCGAGATCGTCCTGGATTGGAGCCGACGCCCGCCACGCTGCTGACGCCCCCAGCCCTCCAACATCGCCTCAAACACGGCATCTTCGGGGTGCAGCAACGCGACGCCGTCAAGCAGAACCAGCCGAGCCGAAGCATCACTCATTCCAGTCCGCACCATGCGCACCCCCGCTATCGAGTGCTCGAATCATGCATCAAACGCAAGTGGCGGCGCAAAGGAACAGGTCAAGGTCTCTTGGGCAGCGGTAAGTTGGAGGGACCGACGCTGCACGTCACCAGGTCGCGACTCCGGAGATCATGCAGCAAATGCAATTGCCCGGGGT from Streptomyces flavofungini includes:
- a CDS encoding tyrosine-type recombinase/integrase, producing the protein MSDASARLVLLDGVALLHPEDAVFEAMLEGWGRQQRGGRRLQSRTISDRQRVVRAFGSFANAYPWCWSAGDVDEWTTYLIAELKRAESTIRSYQTAVRLFCDYITSPHYQWPQECEARFGTHPVQVCHEWNTAAHLVDYEADADRRPMTREEIQLFLDHADDQVERTIRLGRKGALAAYRDATVFKAIYGWGLRCTETSRLDVTDFYRSPKAPELGRFGSLQVRYGKRTKGSPPRRRMVLSVMPWAVEAVEDYVTNVRPRYAASRESQALWLTERGGRLQAREIEERFANYRDALGLDKVLVPHCLRHSHVTHQIEDGADETFVQRQVGHRHASTTAIYTEVSGDFMNTMMRTVLDRALAGGQ
- a CDS encoding helix-turn-helix domain-containing protein is translated as MTAKLDYRWHLREVMATRGMFSTTDLRPLLAERGIDLSPSQTYRLVVERPERLSLKTLMALLDILGCAMDELIEPVPVAGRRRKTAAGGGDGPAGNDPGVGDFRPRRARIVRE